The proteins below are encoded in one region of Desulfobulbaceae bacterium DB1:
- a CDS encoding signal peptidase II, with translation MQSRKPLSFFWLIVLALLVVVADQYTKWLVMSRFSLYETISVLPGFFNLTYLHNTGAAFGLLANADPAWRVYFFVGIACGALVFVLYAFQQYRRRGLLYLFVFSFIGGGAAGNLIDRVRFGSVVDFLDFYVGAYHWPAFNVADSAIVVGVGLFLLAGFFDRDGERD, from the coding sequence ATGCAAAGCAGAAAGCCGCTTTCTTTTTTTTGGCTCATTGTTCTGGCTCTGCTGGTTGTTGTCGCGGACCAGTATACCAAGTGGCTTGTCATGTCCCGTTTCAGCCTGTATGAGACGATAAGCGTTCTGCCCGGTTTTTTTAACCTGACCTATCTGCATAATACCGGGGCTGCCTTTGGTCTGCTCGCCAATGCCGATCCGGCCTGGCGGGTTTATTTTTTTGTCGGTATCGCCTGCGGCGCCCTGGTTTTCGTCCTGTACGCCTTTCAGCAGTACCGGCGCAGGGGCTTGCTGTATCTCTTTGTTTTCTCGTTTATCGGCGGCGGGGCGGCAGGTAATCTCATTGACCGGGTCCGTTTCGGCTCGGTGGTGGATTTTCTCGATTTTTATGTCGGCGCCTATCATTGGCCGGCCTTTAATGTGGCGGATTCCGCTATTGTCGTCGGGGTTGGCCTTTTTTTGCTGGCCGGTTTTTTTGACAGGGACGGAGAAAGGGATTGA
- a CDS encoding isoleucine--tRNA ligase: MDYRATLNLPTTNFKMKANLAQKEPELLKVWEKDELYKQVQRATEGRPVYLLHDGPPYANGFIHLGTAFNKVLKDIVLKSKRMAGYHCPYIPGWDCHGLPIELNVDKELGTKKKDIPVLAFRGACRKYAQKWIDKQKADFRRLGVLGDWDNPYLTIDFKYEASIAREFNRFLANGSVTRSKKPVYWCSSCVTALAEAEVEYEDHSSPSIYVKFPLDEDLGDVIPELAGKKVFAVIWTTTPWTLPANLAIAFHPQFTYAAVKVGDEVLLMAEGLVEQACGKCGITDYAIVTTFSASLLEGRKCKHPFLERESIMVLADYVTLETGTGCVHTAPGHGREDYLTGIRYGLPVLSPVDNFGRFTDEAGPYAGMNIMEANPRICADLLESGFLLGKGELSHSYPHCWRCKKPVIFRATEQWFIGMENNDLRSKALAAIRKVKWTPSWGMERIYGMVEGRPDWCLSRQRTWGVPITAIMCAQCGEIMNDDEVNSRIDALFLKEGADAWFSHELADFIGSDRKCPQCGGSEFAKETDILDVWFDSGVSYAAVLEQRGLPVPADLYLEGSDQHRGWFQSSLLASVGTRGGAPYKGVLTHGFVVDGQGRKMSKSIGNVIAPGEIIKEYGADILRLWVSSEDYRDDIKISNEILRRLAEAYRKIRNTIRYMLGNVGDFDPRRDAVALSAMPEIDRWALSRFELVKRRVMMGYENFEFHTVFHTLYQFCTVTLSAFYLDILKDRLYTEHVSSVERRSAQTVIYEMLDGLVRLMSPVLSFTAAEVWEYLPETVQREKNVFLADFPRLNDENYDDGLNRVWDRLQDVRAEITKVLELARRDKVIGHSLEAEVWVGVSGELAEFLADKWSTLEMICIVSRMHRTDDVPEGAVVSEELPGMAVLVKSAASEKCERCWMRSETVGKNSDHPTICGRCAAVVSRIDG, from the coding sequence ATGGACTACCGGGCCACCCTGAATCTGCCCACGACGAATTTTAAAATGAAGGCCAACCTTGCACAAAAGGAGCCTGAATTACTGAAAGTCTGGGAAAAGGACGAGCTTTACAAGCAGGTGCAGAGGGCCACCGAGGGCAGGCCGGTCTATCTGCTGCATGACGGCCCGCCCTATGCCAACGGTTTTATCCATCTCGGCACCGCCTTCAACAAGGTTCTGAAGGACATTGTTCTCAAATCCAAACGGATGGCCGGTTATCACTGTCCGTATATTCCCGGCTGGGACTGCCATGGGCTGCCCATTGAGCTCAATGTGGACAAGGAGCTGGGGACCAAGAAGAAAGATATCCCCGTCCTTGCCTTCCGGGGCGCCTGCCGGAAATACGCCCAGAAATGGATCGACAAGCAGAAGGCCGATTTCAGACGGCTCGGTGTGCTGGGCGACTGGGATAATCCCTATCTTACCATTGATTTCAAATATGAGGCGTCCATTGCCAGGGAGTTCAATCGTTTTCTTGCCAACGGTTCGGTTACCCGCAGCAAGAAACCGGTTTACTGGTGTTCTTCCTGCGTCACCGCCCTGGCCGAGGCCGAGGTGGAATATGAGGATCATTCCTCGCCGTCGATTTATGTCAAGTTCCCCCTTGATGAAGACCTGGGAGATGTGATACCCGAGCTTGCCGGGAAAAAGGTTTTTGCCGTCATCTGGACCACCACTCCCTGGACGCTGCCCGCCAATCTGGCCATCGCCTTTCATCCGCAGTTCACCTATGCCGCGGTCAAGGTGGGCGACGAGGTGCTGCTCATGGCGGAGGGGCTGGTGGAGCAGGCCTGCGGGAAATGCGGCATCACCGACTATGCGATCGTCACCACCTTTTCCGCATCCCTGCTGGAGGGCAGGAAATGTAAGCATCCCTTCCTGGAAAGGGAATCGATTATGGTGCTGGCTGATTACGTCACCCTGGAAACCGGTACCGGTTGCGTTCATACCGCACCGGGACACGGCCGGGAGGATTATCTCACCGGTATCCGTTATGGTCTGCCGGTGCTTTCTCCGGTGGATAATTTCGGCAGATTTACCGATGAGGCGGGCCCCTATGCCGGCATGAACATCATGGAGGCGAATCCACGGATCTGCGCCGACCTGCTGGAAAGCGGGTTTCTTCTTGGAAAGGGTGAGCTTTCCCACAGTTATCCCCACTGCTGGCGGTGCAAGAAGCCGGTTATTTTTCGCGCCACCGAGCAGTGGTTCATCGGCATGGAAAATAATGATCTGCGCAGCAAGGCACTGGCGGCCATCAGAAAAGTGAAGTGGACCCCTTCCTGGGGCATGGAGCGGATTTACGGCATGGTCGAGGGGCGGCCGGACTGGTGCCTTTCCCGCCAGCGCACCTGGGGCGTGCCCATCACGGCGATCATGTGCGCGCAGTGCGGCGAGATCATGAATGATGATGAGGTGAACAGTCGGATAGATGCACTTTTTCTCAAGGAAGGGGCGGATGCATGGTTTTCCCATGAGCTGGCGGATTTCATCGGCAGTGATCGCAAGTGCCCGCAATGCGGCGGCAGCGAATTTGCCAAGGAAACCGACATTCTTGATGTCTGGTTCGATTCCGGCGTGAGTTATGCGGCGGTGCTCGAGCAACGCGGACTGCCGGTTCCCGCCGACCTCTATCTTGAAGGCAGCGATCAGCACCGCGGTTGGTTTCAGAGTTCGCTCCTCGCCTCGGTCGGCACTCGGGGGGGGGCGCCTTACAAGGGGGTGTTGACCCACGGTTTCGTGGTGGACGGCCAGGGCCGGAAGATGTCGAAAAGTATCGGCAACGTCATTGCGCCGGGGGAGATCATCAAGGAGTATGGGGCAGATATCCTGCGTCTCTGGGTGTCTTCGGAGGATTACCGGGATGATATCAAGATTTCCAATGAGATTCTCCGCCGTCTTGCCGAGGCCTATCGGAAAATTCGCAACACGATTCGCTACATGCTGGGCAATGTCGGCGACTTCGACCCGCGGCGCGACGCGGTCGCCTTGTCCGCCATGCCGGAAATCGACCGCTGGGCCCTGTCCCGTTTTGAGCTGGTGAAGCGCCGGGTGATGATGGGCTACGAAAATTTTGAGTTTCATACGGTTTTTCATACCCTGTATCAGTTCTGCACCGTTACCTTGAGTGCCTTTTACCTCGATATCCTGAAAGACCGGCTCTATACCGAACATGTTTCCTCGGTGGAGCGGCGTTCGGCCCAGACCGTGATTTACGAAATGCTGGACGGCCTGGTGCGGCTGATGAGTCCGGTGCTTTCCTTTACCGCGGCCGAGGTATGGGAGTATCTGCCGGAGACTGTCCAGCGGGAAAAAAATGTGTTTCTCGCCGATTTTCCCCGGCTGAATGATGAAAATTACGATGACGGCCTGAATCGGGTTTGGGACAGGCTGCAGGACGTGCGGGCCGAGATCACCAAGGTGCTTGAGCTTGCCAGGCGTGACAAGGTGATAGGCCACTCCCTGGAAGCGGAGGTGTGGGTCGGCGTGTCCGGCGAACTCGCGGAATTCCTGGCGGATAAGTGGTCGACCCTGGAGATGATCTGCATCGTTTCCCGGATGCACCGGACGGATGACGTACCGGAGGGTGCCGTTGTCAGTGAGGAGCTGCCCGGGATGGCCGTGCTGGTCAAATCCGCTGCGTCGGAAAAATGTGAACGCTGCTGGATGCGCAGCGAGACGGTGGGCAAAAACAGCGATCATCCGACCATCTGCGGTCGCTGCGCCGCAGTGGTCAGCCGCATTGACGGGTAG
- a CDS encoding [acyl-carrier-protein] S-malonyltransferase, with amino-acid sequence MTTRINDPAKTAFLFPGQGSQFVGMGKDFLERSSGARDLLAMAERVSGIPLGNLCLNGPMEELTRTLHLQPAMTVLNLICLHALREKGIDAAFFAGHSLGEYSALAATGVLSPEDTMTLVTERGRLMERESGLHPGAMSAILKLSIDQVAGIVEEAAGKGVVVAANHNSEQQIVISGDQAGVAAASALAAERGGRAIALPVSGAWHSPLVADAVPDFEKAMAGIVFNEPTGTILFNVTAAPAANPHAIRSIMSRQIASMVKWYDTVMAMLEGGVTTFVEVGPKNVLTGLLKKILPKDHGCSCLQVEDSASLQACVDSLRGKEAH; translated from the coding sequence ATGACTACAAGAATCAATGACCCTGCGAAAACAGCCTTTCTTTTTCCCGGTCAGGGCTCCCAGTTTGTCGGCATGGGAAAGGATTTCCTCGAGCGGAGCAGCGGCGCGCGTGATCTGCTGGCCATGGCCGAGCGGGTAAGCGGTATTCCCCTTGGCAACCTCTGTTTGAACGGGCCCATGGAAGAGCTGACCCGAACGCTTCATCTGCAGCCGGCCATGACCGTGCTTAATTTGATCTGTTTGCACGCCTTGCGGGAAAAAGGGATTGATGCCGCCTTTTTTGCCGGTCACAGCCTGGGAGAATATTCCGCCCTGGCGGCGACCGGGGTGCTGAGTCCGGAAGACACCATGACACTTGTCACGGAACGCGGCAGATTGATGGAACGGGAAAGCGGGCTGCATCCGGGGGCCATGAGCGCCATCCTCAAGCTCTCCATCGATCAGGTTGCCGGAATTGTGGAAGAAGCGGCGGGCAAGGGCGTGGTGGTGGCGGCCAATCATAACTCCGAGCAGCAGATTGTCATTTCCGGCGACCAGGCCGGGGTTGCGGCTGCCTCGGCCCTGGCTGCGGAAAGGGGTGGGCGGGCCATTGCCCTGCCGGTGAGCGGCGCCTGGCACAGTCCGTTGGTGGCGGATGCCGTGCCGGATTTTGAAAAGGCCATGGCCGGGATCGTTTTCAATGAACCCACCGGCACCATTCTGTTTAATGTCACTGCTGCTCCGGCGGCAAATCCGCACGCTATCCGTTCCATCATGAGCCGCCAGATCGCTTCCATGGTCAAGTGGTATGACACCGTCATGGCCATGCTGGAAGGGGGGGTGACGACATTCGTTGAGGTGGGTCCGAAAAATGTGCTGACCGGTCTGCTGAAAAAGATATTGCCCAAGGATCATGGATGCAGTTGCCTGCAGGTGGAGGATTCCGCTTCCCTGCAGGCCTGTGTCGACAGCCTGCGGGGAAAAGAGGCGCATTAA